AAACGCAAAGCGACAAACACCACCGAAAGGACTAGCACAACCGTTGTCGTAATATTGAGCTCCCTGCTTCTGTCGGCCTGCAAGTCAACGCGGGCCTGGACCTTTGCCGATGCGGCCATGGCTCCAGAATTGAGAAGGTGGTGGGTGGCTCTGGTAAACAATGGCTCCGACAATGCAAATATGGCAAAGGTAGTCTTGAAAGAGGTGAATGCGGCTAGACTTACTGTAAAAAGGCTGGTAAGGAGAACCGAGACTCCAATGTCGGTTGTCGggtgttggttgttggtgttggttctTAGTGCCAACTAGGTAGCAGTCGACCCCTTTCCGTCGTATGTTTGGCATGCTGCCCCCGTAGTGGTTGCAACGTCAATTATTTGCCGGACCCGTGTTGGTAGTGCCTGAAACTAGCCCATGAACACGTTTAGCGGTCAATGCAACAGTACTTATGTTGGTGCTATCCCCCTCGGGTTTGCTTTTCATTGAACAACACATCCGAAGCTCATTTACTCATTTCACTATCAGAACACCACCTATTACAGAACCATGTCTTCTGTCAAGCCTACCATCGTCTTTGCCCCTGGCGCCTGGCATACTGCAGACTGCTTCGACGTTGTCCGGGAAGCACTCCACGCCCGCGACTGGACTACCGAGGCCGTTGAATACCCTTCCGTCGGCGCTGAACCACCCACCAAAGGCCTAGCTGACGACGCGAACGCTGTGCGTGCTAGTATTGAGCGTCTCGCCGATGAGGGGAAGAAAGTTGTCCTCGTTGTGCACTCATACGGCGGCCTGGTTGGCGCAAACGCAGTTGAAGGGTTGGGCTATAAACAGCGCCTGCGAGAGGGCAAGACGGGTGGGGTGATACTCTTCGTGTATCTGGCGGCTTTTGTGACGCCGCTTGGAAAAAGCATCAAGGAAATGCTTGGAGGCCAGTTTCTACCATGGATGAGGCCTGAGGTAAGTCCCCTGTGGAATCGATGAAGGTTACATTGGTGATGGAACTGCTGCTGATTCGTCTGTGCACAGGGAGATTACGTTTACGCCGATACACCCGAAACGATCTTCTATCACGACGTGGAACCAGAGGCTCAAAAGAAGGCCCTTGACGCCCTGAAACACCAGTCCGGCCGTGTCTTCACTGACACCGTCACATATGAGCCCTGGCGTGACATCGATTGCTTCTACTTCTTCTGCGACGGAGATCAGGCACTGGCACTGCCAATACAGCAACACATGGCTTCGCTGCTGGGGCCTGATGCAGCAAGCTTCCATTCCCAGGGCTCTCATTCCCCGTTCCTCTCGCAGCCCCAAGAAGTGGTTGAGGGACTCGAGTATGCGGCAAAGGTTGGGCTGGAGAAGACAGCGATGCCTCAAGTCTGATACGAGGGCAGATTGCAATGAGAGAAGGATTGGCTGGAGTGGTCAAGATATGCATCTTTTAAATACGCTTTATGGACTTTCAATCTACCATCATACTGTAGCTTTGTTCCTGGTGAATAATGGATAATGCCCGATTGGTGTGACTTGACCATGTAACGTTAGTACTCCACGTACGCGTCACTAAGAATCCTCACTTCTCCTCCTGATCGCAGGCCCCAGAGTCAGGGCACCACCGGTGCGGACGGCTTCAGCAGGTGTGTCGGGGCGGTTGA
This window of the Fusarium keratoplasticum isolate Fu6.1 chromosome 3, whole genome shotgun sequence genome carries:
- a CDS encoding AB hydrolase-1 domain-containing protein → MSSVKPTIVFAPGAWHTADCFDVVREALHARDWTTEAVEYPSVGAEPPTKGLADDANAVRASIERLADEGKKVVLVVHSYGGLVGANAVEGLGYKQRLREGKTGGVILFVYLAAFVTPLGKSIKEMLGGQFLPWMRPEGDYVYADTPETIFYHDVEPEAQKKALDALKHQSGRVFTDTVTYEPWRDIDCFYFFCDGDQALALPIQQHMASLLGPDAASFHSQGSHSPFLSQPQEVVEGLEYAAKVGLEKTAMPQV